TCCTAGAGACAATTCTCCGTACAGAATACATACTGGACAGTGAAAAAATCCCATCCAGACCGAGAGTTTTAGTAATTACCCTATATTACCCTACATGTTTCTGGTAGTTTTCCAACGATTTCTTATTAGAAAGAACCTTTAAGATTTCATATTAGAAGGAATGTTTAGTGATATTCTATCAAAAAGGTAGTTTCAATGACCATATTAAAGATATCTTTAAAAGATGCCTGTTAAGATAGAATAAGCTTCACTAGCTTAAAATGATATGGAGTTGAAAAATGGAAATAGTAGAAAAGCACAGGTCAAATTGTACGGAATGCGGACAATGTCTTGAAGTCTGTCCTCGCTACAATGACCTCTGCTTGCTTGGCCGGCTTTACAGTTACCTTGAGGGGAAAGCAGAGATTGATCCCAAGTCCCTGTTGCGTTGCCTGACCTGCGGGCTCTGTGTGGATGCCTGCCCCGAGACCCTGGGAATTAAAATGCTTATTTCTCCTGCCAGACAGAAATGGGCTAATGAAAACGGGCTTACCGACAGGCAGACGATGGTAGATCCCGAATCTAAAAACAACCTTTTCAGGAAAATTGCCGAGCTTGATGAAACCCCTATATATAAGAATAGCCCAGGCTCGGTAGTGTATTTTCCCGGTTGTGCAGGCACATATATCAACAAAATCATGGCGCAGTCTGCAGTTGCACTGCTGGAGAAAGCAGCAGTCGATTATACTGTCCTTAGCGGGGTTGAGTACTGTTGCGGAGCTGTGTCCGCAGGCGCAGGCGATCCTGGACCTATGCGCAGAAACGGACAGCGCAATATTGAGGAAATTAGAAAAAGAGGAGCGAAAATTCTTATTACTGCCTGTCCAGGCTGCTTTAAAGCGTTTAAAGATATCTATCCGAGAATGTTTGATAAACTTGATTTTCAGGTGCTGCACGTTTCCCAGTACCTTGAACTTCTGGTAAGAGAAGGAAAACTTATTCCTGAAACTGTCCTCAAGCATAGAGTCTTTTATCACGATCCCTGCCATCTGACCAGGGCAATGGGCGTATACCAGGAAGCGAGAGATGTGCTTGAGAGTATACAGGGTACCGAACTTGCCAACGAAACCACGGAAAATTCAGCCTGCTGCGGTTTCGGAGGTGGGGTAAGGGTCAATTACCCATCCGAATCGCTAGATATAGCTTCCGATCGCTACAGGGCTGCTGAAAAATTGGGCTGCGATGTAATTATCACAAACTGTGGGGGCTGCATGCAGAATCTTATTGAAGCCGGGAAGGGTGAAAAAATAAAAGTTTTCGACCTTGCAGAATATCTTTCCCTCGCCTGTGGAATAAAAATTGAGAGGGAAGATACAAGAATGCTTGAACTCATCAACAAAGCTTACAGACTCTGCATTTCAGGATACGGGAAATCTGACGATTTATAACGGAAAGTTTATGATTTGTGCTTACATCTGTACCGCGTAATCTGTATTTTGCTGCCCGCACCCTGTTATCCATATTCTTTATTCTTTATAAGATATCGTGATCTGAGAAATGTATATATATTTTTTCATTTTTAGGAAATTTCAATTAGTAGCATAAAATAATTGAAAAATTAAATATGCCTTATCAAAAAAATGAACTTCAAGATTTCTCTTAAAATATATAAATAAAGACAAAATCAAATTAGAATCAAAACTAGCAGTTATCGCCTTGTTTATCCTTCATAATGTTTGGAGATTAACAGGATGCCAATAATTTATTTACAATTAATTCTTGATTTATTGTGTATATTTTTTATAAAGTTCCTATTTTGGATTTACTTAAGGAGTTTTATAAAAATCCAGTTTGAATATCTAATATTTATATTTTTTGGTAATCTCATTTTGATTTCTTCCTCAATATACTTATAAAATGTGCAATACCGAAAAATATATATACATCCCCTAATTTTGATTCAATTTTTTTAAAAAAATATATATAGGGGAAAAGTTACCTGTTTATTGAGACATCTATAAGATGAGTGATCAGACGGGATTAAGGTGGCACAAAAACGCTACACTGTTAAAATGCTCATTAATCCCTGTCAGCATAATCATGAATTCTTCATGATTTCATTGTCTCGCTTATGGTATCATGGTTTCCCACCCATGATAATCGTGAGTATCTTCCTGTATATTTCATTGTTTCATTCTGTGGCATAAGCTTACGGCTTAAATATCACATATGATCATGATATTCAGGAAGAAGTGTCTTTAAAATTTAAAAATTAAAACGGAGGATGCAATATTAGCAAAGAAGAATTGCTTCAGGAACTTGCAGATGCTATAATTTCCTGCAAGAAAGATACAGTACTCGCTGCTGTTGAAAAAGCTAAAGGAGAACTGGAGCCTTCCGAAATAATTGAAAAAGGGCTCGCTGCAGGTATGAATGAGGTAGGTATCCTTTTTGAGAGAGGAAAACTTTTCCTTCCACATGTAATGATGGCCGCCGATGCAATGACTGCAG
This region of Methanosarcina flavescens genomic DNA includes:
- a CDS encoding (Fe-S)-binding protein; amino-acid sequence: MEIVEKHRSNCTECGQCLEVCPRYNDLCLLGRLYSYLEGKAEIDPKSLLRCLTCGLCVDACPETLGIKMLISPARQKWANENGLTDRQTMVDPESKNNLFRKIAELDETPIYKNSPGSVVYFPGCAGTYINKIMAQSAVALLEKAAVDYTVLSGVEYCCGAVSAGAGDPGPMRRNGQRNIEEIRKRGAKILITACPGCFKAFKDIYPRMFDKLDFQVLHVSQYLELLVREGKLIPETVLKHRVFYHDPCHLTRAMGVYQEARDVLESIQGTELANETTENSACCGFGGGVRVNYPSESLDIASDRYRAAEKLGCDVIITNCGGCMQNLIEAGKGEKIKVFDLAEYLSLACGIKIEREDTRMLELINKAYRLCISGYGKSDDL